A genomic region of Desulfosarcina ovata subsp. ovata contains the following coding sequences:
- a CDS encoding ATP-binding cassette domain-containing protein, whose protein sequence is MSLREVSKSFNGVTALKSVSLDLFPGEILGLVGDNGAGKSTLIKVLAGVHAPDSGRLVIGGRRIDFGAYNVRRARQLGIETVFQDRSLGEKQPLWRNTFLGRPIVNRFGFIRVAEQKTATLDVLQRHVGLRGVGISTDARVRTLSGGERQGLAIGRAMYFDSSIVILDEPTTALSLNEVEKVLTFVAGIVDRDKACIYISHNVSHVYRVAHRIVLMDRGEMVGEYLKKDLSPEELGVRLMGIQAGPGTGGA, encoded by the coding sequence ATGAGCCTGCGGGAGGTCAGCAAATCGTTCAACGGTGTGACGGCCCTGAAGTCGGTCAGCCTGGATCTCTTCCCCGGAGAGATCCTCGGGCTGGTGGGAGATAACGGGGCCGGCAAATCGACCCTGATCAAAGTGCTGGCCGGCGTCCATGCGCCGGACAGCGGCCGGCTGGTCATCGGCGGCCGGAGGATCGATTTTGGAGCCTACAACGTCCGCCGTGCCCGCCAGTTGGGCATCGAAACCGTGTTTCAGGATCGTTCGCTGGGTGAGAAGCAACCGCTTTGGCGAAACACCTTCCTGGGCCGCCCCATCGTCAATCGATTCGGCTTCATCCGGGTTGCGGAGCAAAAAACGGCTACGCTGGATGTCCTGCAACGACACGTCGGTCTCCGGGGCGTGGGGATCAGCACCGATGCCCGCGTGCGCACCCTCTCCGGCGGAGAGCGCCAGGGGCTGGCCATCGGCCGGGCCATGTATTTTGATTCTTCGATCGTCATTCTTGACGAACCCACAACGGCCCTCTCGCTGAACGAGGTGGAAAAAGTGCTGACCTTCGTGGCCGGAATCGTGGACCGGGACAAGGCCTGCATCTACATTTCCCACAACGTGAGCCATGTCTATCGGGTCGCCCATCGGATCGTGCTGATGGACCGGGGTGAAATGGTCGGCGAGTATTTAAAGAAGGACCTGTCCCCGGAAGAACTCGGCGTACGGCTGATGGGAATCCAGGCCGGTCCCGGCACGGGGGGGGCATGA
- a CDS encoding DUF3135 domain-containing protein, protein MQTNLSSGIEKRKQKRKPGERSNTFLEEALAAREAYLQQHPHMREYQTEIDSVLDKSGNNQGRMAVLVTLMQGKLLEMQKELYRVTQLLGESVKS, encoded by the coding sequence ATGCAAACCAATCTGAGTTCAGGTATCGAGAAGCGCAAGCAGAAAAGAAAACCCGGCGAAAGAAGCAACACTTTTCTTGAGGAGGCCCTGGCAGCACGTGAGGCGTATCTGCAACAGCACCCGCACATGCGCGAATACCAGACGGAAATCGACAGCGTATTGGACAAATCCGGAAACAACCAGGGACGAATGGCTGTCCTGGTCACCCTGATGCAAGGGAAATTGTTAGAAATGCAGAAAGAACTCTATCGCGTGACCCAGCTATTGGGCGAATCTGTAAAATCATAG
- a CDS encoding ABC transporter permease: protein MIPVLLHRFKIQAGVSGLLMGLLAVFMIASPATFLGPRIYISFASTIPFVTILALGLTFLVIAGELDLSFPAVMAMSGLTFADVFLKTQNPLLGWIAALVVGAFAGYLNGLLIVRIGVPSIIATIGTQFFWRGLSSLLADGLARSMAPVRETWLHHVFVGRIGGVLPAQALWCLGIALLLMLILNRHIFGDHVLFIGDDIRTARLMGINTDRVRILLFTFMGTVSAFVSVMVCMEMANWWPTQGEGYLLLVFAAIFIGGTSVFGGEGTIYGTLIGAVIIGIIEAGIISAGFSGFWTRLVHGFIIVASVSVYATLFKTGR from the coding sequence ATGATCCCTGTATTGCTGCACCGCTTCAAGATCCAGGCTGGGGTTTCCGGCCTTCTGATGGGCCTGTTGGCCGTGTTCATGATAGCCAGCCCGGCGACGTTCCTCGGCCCTCGGATCTACATCTCATTCGCCTCCACAATTCCCTTCGTCACCATTCTGGCCCTGGGGCTGACCTTTCTGGTGATCGCCGGAGAACTGGATCTGTCGTTTCCTGCGGTGATGGCGATGTCCGGCCTGACCTTCGCCGACGTTTTTCTCAAGACCCAGAACCCTTTGCTGGGGTGGATAGCGGCCCTTGTCGTCGGCGCGTTCGCCGGTTATCTCAACGGGCTGCTGATCGTCCGGATCGGCGTTCCGTCCATCATCGCCACCATCGGGACCCAGTTCTTCTGGCGGGGGCTGTCGTCCCTTCTGGCCGATGGCCTGGCCCGCAGCATGGCGCCGGTGCGGGAAACATGGCTCCACCACGTTTTTGTGGGACGGATCGGCGGTGTCCTGCCCGCCCAAGCCCTGTGGTGCCTGGGCATTGCACTACTGCTCATGCTGATCCTGAACCGCCACATCTTTGGCGATCATGTTCTGTTCATCGGCGACGACATCCGCACCGCGAGGCTGATGGGGATCAACACCGATCGCGTGCGGATTCTGCTCTTCACGTTCATGGGCACGGTGAGCGCCTTTGTCTCCGTTATGGTGTGCATGGAAATGGCCAATTGGTGGCCTACTCAGGGAGAGGGGTACCTGCTGCTCGTCTTCGCTGCCATCTTTATCGGGGGGACCTCCGTTTTCGGCGGAGAGGGGACGATCTACGGCACCCTCATCGGCGCCGTCATCATCGGCATCATCGAAGCCGGGATCATCAGTGCGGGGTTCTCCGGGTTCTGGACCCGTCTGGTGCATGGGTTTATCATTGTCGCGTCCGTGTCGGTCTATGCAACGCTTTTCAAGACAGGCCGATAA